From one Eucalyptus grandis isolate ANBG69807.140 chromosome 9, ASM1654582v1, whole genome shotgun sequence genomic stretch:
- the LOC104418838 gene encoding probable LRR receptor-like serine/threonine-protein kinase At2g16250: MKKRRSGAPLLFLLLLVLLLFSELTIQQQQPLSSPAEFAALLGLRSSLGIRSREWPIKADPCSSWQGVKCENGSVAGINISGFRRTRVGRENPQFSVDALPNFTLLTSFNASSFFLPGQIPNWFGQRLGSLQVLDLRSCGIIGIVPPSLGNLTNLTSLYLADNRLNGSIPSSLASLKNLSTLDISSNSLSGLIPLGIGNLSGLQHLNLSGNKLSGSLPGQLGDLGNLVNLDLSFNDLSGPVPSNFRGLRSLQRMLLGNNLLSGPLPDDLFSNISQLQVVVLRNNSFSGSVPGLLWSVPGLVLLDISSNNFTDLLPDTGSNHTAAVLNISQNMFYGNLTQLLKGFSLIDLSENYFEGKIPDLAGTNLSLGNNCLQNASDQRTVGECTSFYAEKGLVFDNFGQPPETGKKSNRKLIILVGVLGGLGLVAFLFLALLFICIRKRGSTNQRAVVAGPASASGTPLPSGTSVDFSNIGDAYTYQQLLQATNEFNDSNLIKHGHSGDLFRGILDGGIPVVIKKVDLRSIRKEVYPVELDFFSKVSHGRFVPFLGHCLESENEKFLVYKYMPNEDLASSLFRKTSSEDDTLQSLDWIKRLKIAVGAAEGLSYLHHECLPPLVHRDVQASSILLDDKYEVRLGSLSEVSAQGDTHQSRISRLLRLQQSMEQGTSDSSTANCAYDVYCFGKVLLELVTGKLGLSASSDAEMKEWLEKTLPHINIYDKELVTKIVDPLLIVDEDLLEEVWAMAIVARSCLNPKPSRRPPMRYVLKALENPLKIVREDNTGSARLRTTSSRGSWNAALFGSWRHSSSDVAVIPASSAAKVEGTSSFKQSATTGSQGSNHNGSSSHRRHSKEIFPEPSDVQDVERHDQE, translated from the exons ATGAAGAAGCGTAGGAGTGGAGCGCCGTTGTTGTTCCTCTTGCTACTGGTGTTACTACTGTTTAGCGAGCTGACGatacagcagcagcagccgctGAGTTCGCCCGCCGAGTTTGCTGCGCTGCTTGGACTCAGATCTTCGTTAGGAATTCGAAGCAGGGAGTGGCCCATAAAGGCGGACCCCTGCTCCTCGTGGCAAGGCGTGAAATGCGAGAATGGTAGTGTCGCGGGGATCAACATTTCTGGGTTTAGGAGGACTAGAGTTGGGCGCGAGAATCCGCAATTCAGTGTCGATGCGCTCCCCAATTTCACTCTGTTGACGTCCTTCAACGCCTCCAGTTTCTTTCTCCCTGGCCAAATACCCAACTGGTTCGGGCAGCGGCTTGGGTCGCTGCAAGTGCTCGATCTCAGGTCTTGCGGGATAATTGGCATTGTGCCCCCCAGTCTTGGTAACCTGACCAATCTCACTAGCCTATATTTAGCTGATAATAGATTGAATGGATCTATTCCTTCATCCTTGGCATCTCTTAAGAATCTCTCCACTCTTGACATTTCTTCCAACTCCTTATCCGGGCTGATTCCTCTGGGCATCGGAAACCTCTCGGGCCTTCAGCATTTGAATCTTTCGGGCAATAAATTGTCTGGTTCATTACCTGGGCAGCTTGGGGACCTGGGGAATTTGGTCAACTTGGATCTCAGTTTCAATGATTTATCTGGGCCGGTGCCATCGAATTTTAGAGGACTTAGAAGTTTGCAGAGGATGTTATTAGGTAACAATCTGCTCAGTGGGCCTTTGCCAGATGACTTGTTTTCTAATATCAGTCAGTTGCAGGTTGTTGTCTTGAGAAATAATTCCTTCAGTGGTTCTGTTCCCGGATTGTTGTGGTCAGTGCCAGGACTGGTTCTGCTGGATATCTCTAGCAATAATTTCACAGATCTTTTGCCAGACACAGGGTCGAATCACACTGCTGCAGTGTTGAACATTTCTCAGAATATGTTCTACGGTAATCTCACACAGCTGTTAAAGGGATTTAGCCTTATTGATCTGtcagaaaattattttgaggGCAAGATTCCTGATTTGGCCGGAACTAATTTATCTCTTGGCAACAATTGCCTCCAAAATGCATCCGATCAAAGAACCGTGGGTGAGTGCACATCATTCTATGCTGAGAAAGGTctagtttttgataattttggacAGCCACCAGAAACTGGAAAGAAGAGCAATAGGAAGTTAATTATTTTGGTAGGAGTTTTGGGTGGGCTTGGCCTTGTTGCTTTTCTATTCCTTGCTCTGTTGTTCATATGCATCCGTAAGAGGGGATCGACGAATCAGAGGGCTGTTGTCGCTGGGCCAGCTTCAGCTAGTGGAACGCCACTGCCATCTGGTACATCAGTTGACTTCTCAAACATAGGTGATGCATATACATATCAGCAGCTGCTCCAAGCCACCAATGAGTTTAATGACTCGAACCTTATTAAACACGGACACTCAGGGGATCTCTTCAGGGGCATCCTGGACGGTGGGATTCCTGTTGTCATTAAAAAGGTTGACCTACGTTCTATCAGAAAGGAAGTTTACCCTGTTGAATTGGATTTCTTTAGTAAGGTTTCCCATGGAAGGTTTGTACCATTTTTGGGACACTGCCTGGAGAGTGAGAATGAGAAGTTCCTGGTTTACAAATATATGCCCAATGAAGACTTGGCAAGTTCTTTATTTAGGAAAACCAGCTCAGAGGACGATACTTTGCAATCTCTGGACTGGATTAAGAGACTAAAGATCGCAGTAGGAGCTGCAGAGGGTCTATCTTATCTTCATCATGAATGTTTGCCCCCTCTCGTGCACAG GGATGTTCAAGCGAGTAGTATACTTCTTGATGATAAATATGAAGTGCGTCTGGGGAGCCTCAGTGAGGTCTCTGCTCAAGGGGATACTCATCAAAGCAGAATCTCTAGGTTACTGCGCTTGCAACA GTCAATGGAGCAAGGTACATCTG ATTCTTCAACAGCAAATTGTGCATATGACGTGTATTGCTTTGGGAAAGTTTTGCTGGAGCTGGTGACGGGTAAGTTGGGTCTCAGCGCTAGCAGTGATGCTGAAATGAAGGAGTGGCTGGAAAAAACATTACCTCATATCAACATATACGACAAGGAACTGGTCACAAAGATTGTGGACCCATTACTTATCGTGGATGAGGATTTGCTGGAGGAAGTGTGGGCCATGGCGATCGTAGCGAGATCCTGCCTCAATCCGAAGCCATCCCGGCGTCCACCCATGAGATATGTGTTAAAGGCTTTAGAGAATCCCCTGAAGATCGTAAGAGAAGATAACACGGGCTCAGCAAGGTTGAGGACTACCTCTTCTAGAGGGTCATGGAACGCTGCTCTGTTCGGTAGCTGGCGGCACAGCTCATCAGATGTGGCAGTTATTCCAGCTTCTTCTGCTGC
- the LOC104418839 gene encoding protein RADIALIS-like 1: MASSSMSRGSSSWTAKQNKAFEEALAVYDKDTPDRWHNVAKAVGGKTAEEVKRHYELLVEDVKHIESGRVPFPNYRTTGRGNVNG, translated from the exons ATGGCATCCAGTTCAATGTCGAGGGGTTCGAGCTCGTGGACGGCGAAGCAGAACAAGGCGTTTGAGGAGGCACTGGCGGTGTACGACAAGGACACGCCAGACCGCTGGCACAATGTGGCCAAAGCCGTGGGTGGCAAAACTGCTGAGGAGGTGAAGAGGCATTATGAGTTGCTTGTGGAGGATGTGAAGCATATTGAGTCTGGCCGAGTCCCTTTCCCTAATTACAGGACAACCGGGCGGGGAAACGTTAATG GATGA
- the LOC104418840 gene encoding uncharacterized protein LOC104418840, whose protein sequence is METPKSQQEKPLPPSLASCRKNKKDDATFLEDLKDHIDEFINASMEEHKTCFKKSMQKMFRMSKVVAERSSATQEVESSLPLRTTVAE, encoded by the exons ATGGAAACCCCAAAAAGCCAACAAGAGAAGCCTTTGCCTCCATCTCTTGCTTCATGCCGGAAGAATAAGAAGGATGATGCCACTTTTTTGGAGGATTTGAAGGACCACATTGATGAATTTATAAATGCATCCATGGAAGAGCATAAAACTTGTTTCAAGAAGTCCATGCAAAAG ATGTTTAGAATGTCGAAGGTTGTTGCGGAGAGGAGTTCTGCCACCCAGGAAGTTGAAAGTTCTCTGCCGCTTCGGACAACTGTGGCAGAGTAA
- the LOC104418841 gene encoding auxin-responsive protein SAUR68 has translation MISTKKLIRMARKWQKMAAVGRKRISFHRTNSKSASANANRSSVAQKGHFVVYTTDERRFVIPLSFLNNEIVRTLFSVSEEEFGIPCDGPITLPIDALSMEYILSLVRRGLTKDQENALLMSFNRQSCSSSLAFNQALGNLEMLVCS, from the coding sequence ATGATAAGCACAAAGAAGCTTATTCGAATGGCGAGGAAGTGGCAGAAGATGGCCGCTGTTGGGAGAAAAAGAATTTCGTTTCATCGGACGAACAGCAAGTCAGCTTCAGCAAATGCAAATAGATCATCCGTTGCTCAGAAGGGTCACTTCGTTGTCTATACAACAGACGAGAGACGCTTCGTGATCCCCCTCTCATTTCTCAACAACGAAATAGTGAGGACGCTCTTCAGCGTATCAGAAGAAGAGTTTGGGATTCCATGCGATGGTCCAATCACGCTTCCAATTGACGCGCTGTCTATGGAGTACATACTTTCATTAGTTAGAAGAGGCCTGACCAAGGACCAAGAGAATGCTTTGCTTATGTCGTTCAACAGACAAAGCTGCTCATCATCCTTAGCTTTCAATCAAGCATTAGGAAACCTAGAAATGCTTGTTTGTAGCTAG